In a single window of the Neosynechococcus sphagnicola sy1 genome:
- a CDS encoding 3'(2'),5'-bisphosphate nucleotidase CysQ family protein has protein sequence MTSLLSSRDAIYDRLDEILAIARPIGWEAANILRSYYRGEPKRGDLAVDEQQDGPVTAADIAVNHFILSQLQSDLGTQDFAYLSEETYKTQPTSEWMNRPWVWIVDPLDGTRDFIDRTGEYAVHIALVHQGRPVLSVVACPEAERLYAARLGGGAFVDTPEGIRTRLQVSDRDRPQDLTLVVSRTHRDQRFNQLLQELPCQHQLYVGSVGCKIAAIVDQRADVYISLSGKSAPKDWDMAAPELILTEAGGQFTHFDGSPLKYSQGDVNQSGGVDGEQWPLPCNTMC, from the coding sequence GTGACCAGTCTCCTATCCAGTCGTGATGCTATTTACGATCGCTTGGACGAAATTTTAGCGATCGCCCGTCCCATTGGCTGGGAAGCGGCCAATATTCTCCGCTCCTACTATCGAGGGGAACCCAAGCGGGGAGATTTGGCGGTGGATGAACAGCAAGATGGCCCGGTGACAGCTGCGGACATTGCGGTCAACCACTTCATTCTCAGCCAGTTGCAGTCAGACTTAGGCACCCAAGACTTTGCCTACCTGAGTGAAGAAACCTACAAAACCCAACCAACCTCTGAGTGGATGAACCGTCCCTGGGTGTGGATTGTTGACCCTTTGGATGGCACCCGTGATTTTATTGATCGCACCGGGGAATATGCCGTTCACATTGCCCTCGTCCATCAGGGGCGTCCAGTTCTCTCGGTTGTGGCCTGTCCGGAAGCAGAGAGATTGTATGCTGCTAGGTTGGGGGGCGGCGCGTTTGTAGACACCCCCGAGGGCATCCGCACCCGCCTCCAAGTGTCTGATCGCGATCGCCCCCAGGATTTGACCCTGGTTGTCAGCCGCACCCACCGAGATCAACGGTTCAACCAACTCCTCCAGGAATTGCCCTGCCAGCATCAGCTCTATGTTGGCAGTGTCGGCTGCAAAATTGCCGCCATTGTCGATCAACGCGCCGATGTCTATATTTCCCTCTCCGGTAAGTCTGCCCCGAAGGACTGGGATATGGCGGCTCCGGAATTAATCTTGACGGAAGCGGGGGGGCAGTTTACCCACTTTGATGGCAGTCCCCTGAAATATAGCCAGGGAGATGTGAATCAGTCGGGGGGGGTTGATGGCGAGCAATGGCCATTGCCATGCAACACTATGTGCTGA
- the hisB gene encoding imidazoleglycerol-phosphate dehydratase HisB, whose translation MPTGDNTSPDVSVLPLNTPRLPSPRTATVRRQTGETEVQVTLHLDGQGQCTAQTGIPFLDHMLHQISSHGLIDISVQATGDWDIDDHHTNEDVGITLGQALGKALGDRAGIVRFGHFVAPLDEALVQVTLDFSGRPHLSYGLEIPTQRVGTYDTQLVREFFVAVVNHSQMTLHIRQLDGINSHHIIEATFKAFARALRMAMEIDPRRAHTIPSSKGVL comes from the coding sequence ATGCCAACCGGCGATAACACCAGCCCTGACGTATCGGTTCTCCCTCTGAATACCCCACGACTCCCCTCCCCTCGCACCGCCACGGTTCGTCGCCAAACCGGTGAGACGGAGGTGCAGGTGACCTTGCATCTGGATGGGCAGGGTCAATGTACAGCCCAGACTGGGATTCCGTTTCTAGATCATATGCTGCACCAAATTTCCTCCCACGGATTAATCGATATATCGGTGCAAGCGACGGGAGATTGGGACATTGATGACCACCACACCAATGAGGATGTTGGCATCACCCTGGGGCAGGCTTTGGGGAAAGCCTTGGGCGATCGCGCCGGGATTGTCCGATTTGGGCATTTTGTTGCCCCCCTAGATGAAGCCTTGGTGCAAGTGACCCTCGATTTTTCCGGGCGGCCACACCTGAGCTATGGTCTGGAGATTCCGACCCAACGGGTCGGTACCTACGACACCCAGCTGGTGCGGGAGTTCTTTGTTGCCGTGGTCAACCACAGCCAGATGACCCTGCATATCCGCCAATTGGATGGTATCAACTCCCATCATATTATTGAAGCCACCTTCAAAGCCTTTGCCCGTGCTCTGCGGATGGCCATGGAAATCGACCCTCGCCGTGCCCACACCATTCCCAGTTCCAAAGGGGTTTTGTAG
- a CDS encoding DUF2839 domain-containing protein, giving the protein MGESKRRKEFLGEQYGKESSILPWLPITKTQTEQFVKWSTRGAWYGIGFLVVWWAVVRLIGPGLGWWQVN; this is encoded by the coding sequence ATGGGTGAATCAAAGCGGCGAAAAGAGTTCTTGGGCGAACAGTATGGCAAAGAATCATCGATTCTTCCCTGGCTACCCATCACAAAAACTCAGACAGAACAATTTGTGAAGTGGAGTACGCGGGGAGCCTGGTACGGCATCGGCTTCCTCGTCGTTTGGTGGGCGGTGGTGCGATTGATCGGCCCAGGATTAGGGTGGTGGCAGGTCAACTAG
- the lpxD gene encoding UDP-3-O-(3-hydroxymyristoyl)glucosamine N-acyltransferase — protein MLNGEGRRDRPMKFSELVQRLAVESHSLLCSSAIDPDLLGVAAIEEATPGTLSYIEGEKFAAQVQTTAAAALILPPNPVLQTQATDRGIAWMTAVNPRLVFAQAIAQFYQPYQPIPGIHSTAVIDPSAVIGEAVAIGAHVVIAAGVQIGAHVCIHPNVVIYPAAQIGDRTILHANCVIHERTRIGADCVIQSGAVIGAEGFGFVPIPEGWFKMPQSGYVVLEAGVEVGCNSTIDRPAVGRTRIAHQTKLDNLVHIGHGCQIGENCALAAQVGLAGGVIVGDRVILAGQVGISNQVRVGKGAIASAKTGIHSDVEPGAVISGYPGIPNKLWLKSVAIFNRLPEIYQSLRRIQRHLDLTE, from the coding sequence ATGCTCAATGGCGAAGGTAGGCGCGATCGCCCGATGAAATTTAGCGAACTGGTTCAGAGACTGGCTGTTGAGTCCCATAGTTTGTTGTGCAGCAGTGCCATTGATCCTGATCTGCTAGGAGTGGCCGCCATTGAGGAGGCCACCCCTGGCACCCTGAGTTACATCGAAGGGGAAAAGTTTGCCGCTCAGGTGCAAACCACAGCAGCAGCGGCCTTAATTTTGCCCCCCAACCCAGTCCTGCAAACCCAGGCAACGGATCGAGGCATTGCCTGGATGACCGCCGTCAATCCTCGGCTGGTCTTTGCCCAGGCGATCGCTCAGTTTTACCAGCCCTATCAACCGATCCCAGGAATTCATTCCACCGCTGTAATTGATCCCAGTGCCGTAATCGGCGAGGCCGTTGCCATTGGTGCCCATGTGGTGATTGCAGCTGGGGTACAGATTGGTGCCCACGTTTGTATTCACCCCAATGTTGTGATCTATCCAGCGGCGCAGATTGGCGATCGCACGATACTCCATGCCAACTGTGTGATTCATGAACGGACTCGCATCGGAGCCGACTGTGTGATCCAGAGTGGTGCTGTAATTGGGGCGGAGGGATTTGGCTTTGTCCCCATACCCGAGGGCTGGTTCAAGATGCCCCAATCAGGCTATGTCGTCTTAGAAGCAGGGGTAGAAGTCGGCTGTAACTCGACAATTGATCGGCCAGCCGTGGGGAGAACCCGCATTGCTCACCAAACCAAACTCGATAACCTGGTTCACATTGGTCATGGCTGCCAGATTGGAGAGAATTGTGCCTTGGCGGCCCAAGTGGGTTTAGCAGGGGGTGTCATCGTCGGAGATCGGGTAATTCTCGCCGGACAGGTGGGCATTTCTAATCAGGTACGGGTAGGCAAGGGGGCGATCGCCTCTGCCAAAACAGGCATTCATAGTGATGTTGAGCCGGGGGCAGTGATTTCGGGATACCCCGGCATTCCCAACAAGCTCTGGCTTAAGAGTGTTGCCATCTTTAACCGACTCCCTGAAATTTACCAATCTTTACGGCGGATTCAGCGGCATCTCGACCTGACAGAGTAA
- the sat gene encoding sulfate adenylyltransferase produces MPPHGGQLINRIATSEQRQVFFEKAEALPRLQLSERSVSDLEMIAIGGYSPLLGFMEESDYRSVVDQMHLVNGLPWSVPITLPVTAELAASLKVDSLIRLDNPQGQFVGVLELTQKYTYDATHEAINVYRTNDPKHPGVQVVYHQGTVNLAGPIWLLHRDSHPLFPAYQIDPADARDLFAERGWKTIVGFQTRNPIHRAHEYIQKCALEIVDGLFLHPLVGVTKGDDIAADVRMRCYEVMLEHYFPKDRVILAINPAAMRYAGPREAIFHALVRKNYGCTHFIVGRDHAGVGDYYGTYDAQHIFDEFDSGALGIQPLKFEHAFYCTRTQSMATTKTSPSLPEERIHLSGTKVREMLRRGELPPP; encoded by the coding sequence TTGCCCCCCCACGGTGGTCAATTAATTAACCGTATTGCCACGTCTGAGCAGCGTCAAGTTTTTTTTGAGAAGGCTGAGGCGTTACCTCGTCTCCAACTCAGTGAGCGTAGTGTATCTGATCTGGAAATGATTGCCATTGGGGGCTACAGTCCCCTGTTGGGCTTTATGGAGGAATCTGATTACCGGAGTGTGGTGGATCAGATGCATTTGGTCAATGGTCTCCCTTGGTCAGTGCCGATCACCCTCCCCGTCACAGCGGAACTCGCTGCCTCCCTGAAAGTTGATAGTCTCATCCGCTTAGACAATCCCCAGGGGCAATTTGTGGGGGTGCTGGAGTTAACCCAGAAATATACCTACGATGCCACCCATGAGGCGATTAATGTCTATCGCACGAATGATCCCAAGCATCCAGGCGTACAGGTGGTCTATCACCAGGGAACGGTCAATCTCGCAGGGCCAATTTGGTTGTTGCACCGGGATTCCCATCCGCTGTTCCCAGCCTATCAGATCGACCCAGCGGATGCCCGGGATCTATTTGCGGAGCGAGGCTGGAAAACCATTGTGGGGTTTCAAACCCGAAACCCGATTCATCGCGCCCATGAATACATTCAAAAATGTGCCCTGGAAATTGTCGATGGGTTATTTCTGCATCCCCTCGTGGGAGTCACCAAGGGAGATGATATCGCAGCAGATGTGCGGATGCGCTGCTATGAAGTCATGCTGGAGCACTACTTCCCGAAAGATCGGGTCATTCTGGCCATTAATCCAGCGGCCATGCGCTATGCTGGCCCCCGAGAGGCGATTTTCCATGCCTTGGTGCGTAAGAACTATGGTTGTACCCATTTTATTGTGGGGCGAGATCATGCGGGGGTAGGGGATTACTACGGTACCTATGATGCTCAGCACATTTTTGATGAGTTTGACTCCGGTGCTTTGGGTATCCAACCCTTGAAATTTGAGCATGCCTTCTACTGCACGCGCACCCAGTCCATGGCCACCACAAAAACTAGTCCCAGCTTGCCGGAAGAGCGGATTCACCTCTCTGGTACCAAAGTGCGTGAGATGTTGCGGCGTGGTGAACTTCCCCCCCCGTGA
- a CDS encoding DUF1815 family protein, translated as MFLRLAEQHRQFVQDLVMNLQALAIVLERRGYLASCYTCGGQMNSASFMVSLGDNHLIRFLVSDYGITWTEMRDDRELMKLEGAEAINQLHELENLVKYQIKPVEHYPPLASESYC; from the coding sequence ATGTTCCTAAGACTTGCAGAGCAACACCGTCAATTCGTCCAAGATCTGGTAATGAATCTTCAGGCATTGGCGATTGTGTTAGAGCGTCGCGGATATCTGGCCTCTTGTTATACCTGTGGAGGCCAAATGAACAGTGCCTCTTTTATGGTGAGCCTGGGCGACAACCATCTCATCCGGTTCTTGGTATCGGACTACGGGATTACCTGGACAGAGATGCGGGACGACCGAGAGCTGATGAAGCTAGAAGGAGCAGAGGCTATCAATCAGCTGCACGAACTAGAAAACTTGGTGAAGTATCAAATTAAGCCCGTTGAGCATTATCCTCCCCTGGCTTCAGAGAGCTACTGCTAA
- a CDS encoding class I SAM-dependent methyltransferase has translation MQTDPAMPLKPHQRTKLDDTDDALFYQSPRFVTHVDDGFIQQLTDLYREYLQPGMRVLDLMSSWVSHLPEDLTFADVVGQGMNGEELSRNPRLEHYFVQDLNQTLQLPLADQSFDAVLNSVSVQYLQYPEAIFTEIHRILKPGGVAIVSFSHRMFFQKAIQSWREGSEASRLELVKDYFQSVPGFSAPTAIARPAAPSLLPWLGIYSGDPFYAVIAQRMGNS, from the coding sequence ATGCAGACCGATCCTGCCATGCCTCTAAAGCCTCACCAGCGCACGAAGTTGGATGATACCGACGATGCGCTGTTTTACCAGTCGCCCCGGTTTGTTACCCATGTCGATGATGGGTTTATTCAGCAACTAACCGACCTGTACCGGGAATACTTGCAACCGGGAATGCGAGTGCTGGATCTGATGAGTAGCTGGGTGTCTCACCTACCGGAGGACCTCACCTTTGCCGATGTGGTGGGTCAGGGGATGAATGGGGAGGAGTTGTCACGCAATCCCCGTTTGGAGCACTATTTTGTCCAAGATTTGAATCAGACTCTCCAACTGCCGTTGGCGGATCAGAGCTTTGATGCGGTCCTCAACAGCGTGTCGGTGCAGTATTTGCAATATCCTGAAGCCATCTTTACGGAAATCCATCGGATTCTCAAACCCGGTGGGGTGGCGATTGTCAGTTTTTCCCACCGGATGTTTTTTCAGAAGGCGATTCAATCCTGGCGGGAGGGTTCAGAAGCTAGTCGGCTCGAGTTGGTCAAGGACTACTTCCAATCAGTGCCGGGGTTTAGCGCCCCCACCGCGATCGCCCGTCCGGCTGCTCCTAGTCTGTTGCCGTGGTTGGGCATCTACAGTGGCGATCCCTTCTATGCTGTGATTGCCCAACGCATGGGAAACAGTTGA